In Thermofilum pendens Hrk 5, the sequence GTACTCGTGAAGCTCGCGCGCTCGCGCCGGTCAAACCAGTAGCTCCTCCACACTTCTAACCACGGGCCTTGAGGCTGTCTCCGCGAGCACATCCGGGCCGACGCTGGATGCCGCGCGGTACACAAGCTTAACCCTCACGAGCTGTTCCACGCCGGTTGAAAGGCACTTCGGGCACCGCAAAGCCTTCGATACGAAAACGTGTCCGCACGCGGTGCAGTGGTACAGGCTTGTCTTCGTGAAGGTTACTGTCCTTAACCCTCTTTTCGCGTAGGCCTTCAGCACTACAAGCATGTCGGCCGGCGATAAACTGGTAAAGCGGATCTCGGGTACGCTCACGAGCCCGCCGCTACCGTGGAGCGCCGACTCTAGTTGCAAGATGCTCTTTGGGGTTCTTCCCGTCTTGGCGTTGTAAACAAAGGGGGATAAGTCGTTGACGTACTCGGGATACTTGGAGCGCCAGACTCTCGCCGTCGTCGCTAGGTGCGGACTGGGGGAGAAGTACGCGTGAACAGCGTGCACGTCACCCGGGCTCGCGGCTAGTCCTGCCAGCGTGGTTATAAACCCGGTAGCCCCCCGTACGAGTAGCTCCCTGTAGGTACTGCTACCCAGAGCGTCGACGTACTCGGGCCGCTCCTGGAGAAGCGCGGCCTCGTAGCCTGCGTAGCAGAACTGGAAAGCGTAGCTAGCCTCGCTCAGCCTACCTCCAAGGACCCGCGTAAGCAAGGTTGTTCTCCTCTTAAGTTCGTTGATTAACCCGCCAGATTTCTCGAGAACCTTTTCGAGTAAAACCATGGGATCCTCTATGCCTGCCAGGCTTCTGTATAGGACTGGAAGCACGAACGTCGCGGCGCCGAGATGCACCCATGGCTTGCCCCCCGTTGGGACGGAGAAGAGTCCTCCCGAAATAACTTGGTCTTGGAACGAGAAGACCAGTGGAAACCCGCTGTTAAACATCTTGGAAAAAAGCCTATAGTCCTCCTCTCCGAGAGAGTCCACGTCGCTAATACGTATCTGGAAAAGCGTACCCGGGGAGGGCAAGCTCCC encodes:
- a CDS encoding ArsR family transcriptional regulator codes for the protein MVHVYRLLKAVSNEIRLQAMRLLRDRRKLRFGDLASYLDVSPEKLAFHLRQLKEAGIVVQEGDYYTLSTVGLRVLEIVDALSLETNEYLERPVLLASGISIPLREYLSSLIDLLCKPGTHRKLKNNIMLDSLSFIEKHCHYSYIPEHVVKLAVLSATFSKGCTREEVPVSIEFSGQSTSWKEKVDVDLLARVGLLEPLERGILLFDAKWSTGVKALYLGVDSMEDLRLLARYSRLYDELVLSPSADRELISAAVSLLGDRVSLTLYLDYGEDAREALSGFLEGSLPSPGTLFQIRISDVDSLGEEDYRLFSKMFNSGFPLVFSFQDQVISGGLFSVPTGGKPWVHLGAATFVLPVLYRSLAGIEDPMVLLEKVLEKSGGLINELKRRTTLLTRVLGGRLSEASYAFQFCYAGYEAALLQERPEYVDALGSSTYRELLVRGATGFITTLAGLAASPGDVHAVHAYFSPSPHLATTARVWRSKYPEYVNDLSPFVYNAKTGRTPKSILQLESALHGSGGLVSVPEIRFTSLSPADMLVVLKAYAKRGLRTVTFTKTSLYHCTACGHVFVSKALRCPKCLSTGVEQLVRVKLVYRAASSVGPDVLAETASRPVVRSVEELLV